From the genome of Terriglobales bacterium, one region includes:
- a CDS encoding winged helix-turn-helix domain-containing protein: protein MAREGPSYNFDRFTVDTAERTLRCNGDVLAVPPKVFDTLAVLVENAGRVVEKEELLQRVWPDTFVEEGNLAQNIFTIRRVLGDDRNGHRYIETVPKRGYRFVAEVRPATASGTRQAAEGARTFPGTRRRWLVAGAALAIVALAAGVYTWRSRPPALDFPNRGWVLIAKFENRTGEAIFDDTVEYALERELSNSRFVNLVPPERVQDAFRLMKKASDTRLDAPLAREVAVRDSNVQMVLTGRTEKLGASYALSASLVQPSSGAVLRSFREEAADLNAVLAAVNRLSRRVRESLGEEAAQFRQNTPALEKATTPSLRALQLYSRGMALLNQRECNAAAQLFEQALAEDADFASAHIYLAHCYSNVGKDKEAAPHYQEALRLAETTTDRERYFIVGSYHDRFTQDYEKAIQAYEVLVREYPDHYWGVNNLALTYSYLGRLEEAVPYFVRRAELRPHDLWSVYWAYYEVRRSGRAPAKAEALLRKAQMLSQSPDASPPDYWAAITLHGARRRMRLGDYQGALQEMERVRRDFPSYTAPRREALTKHLAIYFLYLGRMRAANEQYATLQDEAEKHGGLAWLAEERGDMRAVRFHLRRQLALGADGSDPFTLLQLVRAGLLAEAAARLPDDRIREYPPRFIRLARAHIAIGQGRILEALDLLTKLHGSMTANRDVFACTAAIPLAEILERRGDLAGAANVLSQALEANQAPVIVTDFRKAKLQLARLYRKLGREAEASALEAEIRQSLAVADADHPMLLALERDQQIRAAR from the coding sequence GTGGCTCGCGAGGGACCCAGCTACAACTTCGACCGTTTCACCGTAGATACGGCCGAGCGCACCCTGCGCTGCAACGGCGACGTCCTGGCTGTGCCTCCCAAAGTCTTTGACACGCTGGCGGTGCTGGTGGAGAACGCCGGGCGGGTGGTGGAAAAGGAAGAACTGCTCCAGCGGGTGTGGCCGGACACGTTCGTGGAAGAGGGCAACCTCGCGCAGAACATCTTCACGATACGGCGTGTTCTGGGAGACGACCGGAACGGGCACCGCTACATCGAGACCGTGCCCAAGCGCGGGTATCGTTTCGTGGCGGAGGTGCGGCCCGCTACCGCAAGTGGGACCAGGCAGGCGGCGGAGGGCGCACGTACGTTCCCTGGCACCCGCCGGCGATGGCTGGTCGCAGGGGCCGCGCTCGCCATTGTGGCCCTTGCGGCTGGGGTGTACACCTGGCGCTCACGCCCTCCGGCGCTCGACTTTCCCAATCGCGGCTGGGTGCTGATAGCCAAGTTCGAGAACCGCACGGGCGAGGCGATTTTCGATGACACGGTGGAGTACGCCCTGGAGCGCGAGCTGAGCAACTCGCGATTCGTGAACCTGGTGCCGCCGGAGCGAGTTCAGGACGCGTTCCGGCTGATGAAGAAGGCGTCCGACACGCGCCTGGACGCTCCGCTCGCGCGCGAGGTGGCGGTGCGCGACAGCAACGTCCAGATGGTGCTGACCGGCCGCACCGAAAAGCTGGGCGCCAGCTACGCGCTCAGCGCATCTCTGGTCCAACCCTCCAGCGGGGCCGTGCTCCGGTCGTTCCGCGAGGAGGCCGCGGACCTCAATGCCGTGCTGGCCGCTGTGAACCGGCTGTCCCGCCGAGTGCGGGAAAGCCTGGGCGAAGAAGCCGCACAATTCCGACAGAACACGCCGGCACTGGAAAAGGCAACGACGCCTTCCCTGCGCGCCCTGCAGCTGTATTCGCGAGGCATGGCCCTTCTGAACCAGAGAGAATGCAACGCCGCCGCCCAGCTCTTCGAGCAGGCGCTGGCCGAGGACGCTGACTTCGCCTCGGCCCACATCTATCTGGCCCATTGCTACTCGAACGTGGGAAAGGACAAGGAGGCAGCGCCCCATTATCAAGAGGCTCTCCGGCTGGCCGAGACCACCACAGACCGTGAGCGGTATTTCATCGTGGGCAGTTACCACGACCGATTCACGCAGGACTACGAAAAGGCGATCCAGGCGTATGAAGTCCTGGTGCGGGAGTATCCGGACCACTACTGGGGTGTGAACAACCTGGCGTTGACATACTCGTACCTGGGCAGGCTGGAGGAAGCCGTTCCCTATTTTGTTCGCCGGGCCGAGCTTCGTCCCCACGACTTGTGGAGCGTGTACTGGGCCTACTATGAGGTACGGCGTTCCGGGCGGGCTCCTGCCAAGGCTGAGGCACTGCTGCGCAAGGCGCAAATGCTGAGTCAGAGCCCAGACGCTTCGCCGCCCGACTATTGGGCAGCCATCACCCTGCACGGCGCGCGGCGCCGGATGCGGCTTGGAGACTACCAAGGAGCGCTCCAGGAGATGGAGCGCGTCCGAAGGGACTTTCCCTCCTACACAGCTCCTCGGCGTGAGGCACTGACCAAGCATCTAGCCATCTATTTTCTCTATCTGGGCCGGATGCGTGCCGCAAATGAGCAGTACGCGACGCTCCAGGACGAAGCTGAGAAACATGGGGGTCTGGCGTGGCTGGCGGAGGAACGAGGGGACATGAGGGCGGTGCGCTTCCATCTGCGCCGCCAACTGGCCCTGGGAGCCGATGGCAGTGACCCCTTCACACTGCTGCAATTGGTACGGGCCGGGCTGCTGGCCGAGGCTGCCGCGCGGCTGCCCGACGATCGGATACGGGAATATCCGCCTCGCTTCATTCGCCTGGCGCGTGCTCACATCGCGATCGGCCAGGGCAGGATTCTGGAGGCCCTGGATTTGCTCACCAAACTTCACGGCTCCATGACGGCCAACCGGGACGTATTTGCCTGCACGGCCGCCATCCCGCTGGCTGAGATCCTGGAGCGACGCGGGGACCTGGCGGGTGCGGCCAACGTTCTCAGCCAGGCGCTCGAAGCCAATCAGGCCCCTGTGATCGTGACAGATTTCCGGAAGGCGAAGTTGCAGCTAGCGCGCCTCTATCGCAAGCTGGGGCGCGAGGCGGAGGCGAGCGCGCTGGAAGCCGAGATCCGGCAATCCCTGGCGGTCGCCGATGCCGACCATCCCATGCTGCTGGCGCTGGAGCGTGACCAGCAGATACGGGCTGCGCGGTAG
- a CDS encoding ribonuclease H-like domain-containing protein has translation MLRQTFIHIPGIGKHTERDLWSHGIRSWEDADRFEKRFGFVGARLQEKLDQYIPQSWEAVRRKDAGFFERLTALGEAWRVFPEFADECVYLDIETTGMSTVFDSVTLVGLYDGRKYKVFVEGQNLDDLPKELQKHSVVVTFNGSGFDLRFLRLAFPDMAIPPVHIDLRWVMRRLGYTGGLKEVEKRLRIRRAAEVEELSGFDATVLWARYQRGDQSALERLIQYNTEDVVHLKAIVEIAYDKLSRHTATFLNHSIAPVFTGVAELPRARKSTATRAIVPPPAESNLVSGLLRKTATASPRIVGIDLTGSAKRATGWALMVGAAVSTRPLHTDDELVKATVESKPDLVSIDSPLSFPEGVVDPDKLGDSPIYRKCELALKRMGISVFWCLLPTMKGLTTRGMRLAQRLREAGLTVIESYPGAAQDLLGIPRKGASLEELKWGLHRAGIEGSFLTEKISHDEVDAITSALVGLFYLADDFIALGTPAEDYLIVPRSPKINYPKLSEILKSTGLDALGHEAAH, from the coding sequence ATGCTCCGGCAGACGTTCATCCACATCCCGGGCATCGGCAAGCACACTGAGCGCGACCTCTGGAGCCACGGCATCCGCTCCTGGGAGGACGCTGACCGCTTCGAGAAGCGCTTTGGTTTCGTCGGCGCCCGCCTGCAGGAGAAGCTCGACCAATACATCCCTCAGTCCTGGGAGGCTGTTCGTCGCAAGGACGCCGGTTTCTTCGAGCGCCTCACAGCTCTAGGCGAGGCGTGGCGGGTGTTTCCTGAGTTCGCAGACGAGTGTGTCTATCTCGATATTGAAACTACGGGGATGTCGACGGTTTTCGACAGTGTCACCCTTGTGGGCCTATACGATGGCCGCAAGTACAAAGTGTTCGTGGAAGGCCAGAACCTCGACGACCTTCCCAAAGAGCTTCAGAAGCACTCTGTGGTGGTCACATTCAACGGCTCCGGTTTCGATCTTCGCTTCCTCAGGCTCGCCTTCCCAGACATGGCGATTCCGCCCGTCCACATCGACCTGCGTTGGGTCATGCGCCGGCTTGGGTACACAGGGGGCTTGAAGGAAGTAGAAAAACGTCTAAGGATCCGTCGCGCAGCAGAAGTCGAGGAACTGTCCGGCTTCGACGCCACAGTCCTCTGGGCCCGATACCAGCGGGGCGACCAGTCTGCGCTGGAGCGGCTCATCCAGTACAACACCGAAGACGTCGTGCACTTGAAGGCAATCGTCGAGATTGCTTACGACAAGCTCTCCCGGCACACTGCCACTTTCCTTAACCACTCCATTGCGCCCGTTTTCACTGGCGTGGCCGAGCTTCCCCGTGCGCGCAAGTCAACCGCCACTCGCGCGATTGTCCCCCCGCCTGCTGAATCAAACCTCGTGTCTGGACTGCTGCGAAAAACGGCCACCGCTAGTCCTCGGATTGTCGGAATTGACCTCACGGGGAGCGCGAAGCGAGCAACTGGATGGGCCCTTATGGTAGGCGCAGCAGTGTCAACCCGGCCGCTCCATACGGATGATGAGTTGGTCAAGGCAACCGTCGAATCCAAGCCGGACCTTGTCTCTATCGACTCGCCCCTCTCCTTCCCAGAAGGCGTGGTCGATCCGGATAAACTCGGAGACTCGCCGATTTACCGGAAATGCGAGCTGGCCCTCAAGCGCATGGGCATCTCAGTTTTCTGGTGTCTCCTGCCCACGATGAAGGGCCTTACGACGCGTGGGATGCGTCTGGCGCAGAGATTGCGCGAGGCCGGCCTGACCGTGATTGAAAGCTACCCAGGCGCCGCTCAGGACCTGCTGGGCATCCCCAGGAAGGGCGCCAGTCTGGAAGAGCTGAAATGGGGTCTGCACCGCGCGGGTATTGAAGGGTCGTTCCTGACGGAGAAGATCAGTCACGACGAGGTCGACGCCATCACCTCCGCGCTGGTAGGGCTGTTCTATCTGGCGGATGACTTCATTGCTCTGGGAACGCCGGCGGAGGACTACTTGATTGTGCCCCGGTCACCCAAAATCAACTACCCCAAGCTCTCGGAGATTCTCAAGTCCACCGGGCTCGACGCCCTCGGACACGAAGCGGCGCACTGA
- a CDS encoding winged helix-turn-helix domain-containing protein has translation MAREGPSYNFDRFTVDTAERTLRCNGDVLAVPPKVFDTLAVLVENAGRVVEKEELLQRVWPDTFVEEGNLAQNIFTIRRLLGDDRNGHRYIETVPKRGYRFVAEVRPAIASGTRQRAEAARTFPRTRRRWLVAGAALAVFALAAGALLWQSWPPALDFPNRGWVLIAKFENRTGEAIFDDTVEYALERELSNSRLVNVLPPPRVQDILALMRRAPDTRLDTEMARDVALRDGEVPVVITGRVDKLGNRYQLNVALVEAATGVTLAALAEEAANQEAVLDATRTLARRVREELGEQLPQVSAPTRLEKATTPSLRALQFFSQGMRLVDLRKWNAAIPLLEQALTEDADFASAHIYLAHCYSNVRKDKEAAPHYQEAFRLAKTTSDRERYFIVGSYYDRFVADHGKALEAYEVLVRLYPDDFWGVNNLANKYWYLGRLDEALPYSLRRADLRPHDLASVFGAWDSLRRSGRDPARAEALFHKAQVLSRNPDAFPNPQLWVRVRVAGARHRAGLGDYRGALQELEGLRRSLPSYTGPRREALTDWLAAQFVHLGQLRAAEELYSALQDESDRHVGLAWVAEERGDMTALRFHLRRRFALGSVGIDPEIVRQAVLAGLLAEATAQTPDERMQNLWAPRYVRLQRAHIATAQGKSSEAIHLFTELHQDATANRNDIALAVGVALAGALERRGEPAAAAEVISRALAADSWPERVAEVRQAKFELARIYRKLGREAEASALEAEIRQSLAVAEADHSMLLALERNRQIRAAR, from the coding sequence ATGGCTCGTGAAGGGCCCAGCTACAACTTCGACCGTTTCACCGTAGATACGGCCGAGCGCACCCTGCGCTGCAACGGCGACGTCCTGGCTGTGCCTCCCAAGGTCTTTGACACGCTGGCGGTGCTGGTGGAGAACGCCGGGCGGGTGGTGGAAAAGGAAGAACTGCTCCAGCGGGTGTGGCCGGACACCTTCGTGGAAGAGGGCAACCTCGCGCAGAACATCTTCACGATACGGCGGCTGTTGGGAGACGACCGGAACGGGCACCGCTACATCGAGACCGTGCCCAAGCGCGGGTATCGCTTCGTAGCGGAGGTGCGGCCCGCTATCGCAAGTGGGACCAGGCAGAGGGCTGAGGCCGCACGTACGTTTCCTCGCACCCGCCGGCGGTGGCTGGTCGCAGGGGCCGCGCTCGCCGTTTTCGCACTGGCGGCGGGCGCTTTGCTCTGGCAGTCGTGGCCACCGGCGCTCGACTTTCCCAATCGCGGCTGGGTGCTGATAGCCAAGTTCGAGAACCGGACGGGCGAGGCGATCTTCGATGACACGGTGGAGTACGCCCTGGAGCGCGAGCTGAGCAACTCACGCTTGGTCAACGTGCTGCCTCCGCCCCGAGTGCAGGACATCCTGGCGCTGATGCGCCGGGCGCCCGATACGCGCCTAGATACAGAAATGGCGCGCGATGTTGCCCTGCGCGACGGCGAGGTTCCGGTGGTGATTACAGGGCGCGTGGACAAACTGGGAAACCGCTACCAGCTCAATGTGGCACTCGTGGAAGCGGCCACGGGAGTCACCCTGGCGGCGTTGGCGGAAGAGGCGGCCAATCAGGAGGCCGTCCTGGATGCCACCCGTACACTGGCCCGGCGCGTCCGTGAGGAGTTGGGCGAACAACTGCCACAAGTCTCGGCACCGACGCGACTGGAAAAGGCGACTACGCCTTCGTTACGCGCACTTCAGTTCTTCTCGCAGGGAATGCGCCTGGTGGACCTGCGAAAATGGAACGCCGCCATCCCGCTTCTCGAGCAGGCGCTGACCGAGGACGCAGACTTCGCCTCGGCCCACATTTATCTGGCCCATTGCTATTCGAACGTGCGGAAGGACAAAGAGGCAGCGCCACACTATCAAGAGGCTTTTCGGCTGGCTAAGACCACCAGCGACCGAGAGCGCTACTTCATTGTGGGGAGCTACTACGACCGGTTCGTCGCGGATCACGGCAAGGCCCTTGAGGCGTATGAAGTACTGGTCCGCCTCTATCCGGACGATTTCTGGGGCGTGAACAACCTGGCGAACAAATACTGGTACCTGGGTAGACTCGACGAAGCCCTTCCCTACTCTCTGCGGAGGGCCGATCTCCGCCCGCATGACTTAGCAAGTGTCTTTGGAGCTTGGGATTCGCTGAGGCGCTCCGGCCGAGACCCTGCCCGGGCCGAGGCCTTGTTCCACAAGGCTCAAGTACTCAGTCGGAACCCGGACGCGTTCCCCAATCCCCAGCTGTGGGTTCGCGTGAGGGTCGCCGGTGCCCGGCACCGGGCAGGCCTCGGGGACTACCGCGGTGCACTGCAGGAGCTGGAAGGGCTTCGGCGCAGCCTTCCCTCCTATACAGGTCCTCGCCGAGAAGCGCTGACCGACTGGCTGGCCGCCCAGTTTGTCCATCTCGGGCAATTGCGCGCCGCGGAGGAACTTTACTCCGCACTCCAGGATGAGTCCGACAGACATGTAGGGCTGGCGTGGGTGGCAGAGGAACGAGGCGATATGACCGCTCTGCGCTTCCATCTCCGTCGTCGATTTGCTCTCGGAAGCGTTGGCATCGACCCAGAGATCGTCCGGCAAGCGGTGCTAGCCGGATTGCTGGCCGAGGCTACCGCACAGACTCCCGACGAGCGCATGCAGAACTTGTGGGCGCCGCGGTATGTACGGCTGCAACGTGCCCACATCGCGACCGCCCAAGGGAAGAGTTCGGAGGCCATCCATCTATTTACCGAGCTTCACCAGGACGCAACGGCCAACCGGAATGATATTGCTCTAGCGGTTGGGGTCGCGTTGGCTGGCGCACTGGAGCGGCGCGGGGAGCCGGCTGCCGCGGCGGAGGTTATCAGCCGGGCCCTCGCCGCCGATTCCTGGCCGGAGCGCGTGGCAGAAGTGCGGCAGGCGAAATTCGAGCTCGCACGCATCTATCGCAAGCTGGGGCGCGAGGCGGAGGCGAGCGCGCTGGAAGCCGAGATACGGCAATCGCTGGCGGTCGCCGAGGCCGACCATTCCATGCTGCTGGCGCTGGAGCGAAACCGGCAGATACGGGCTGCGCGGTAG
- a CDS encoding group I intron-associated PD-(D/E)XK endonuclease, producing the protein MSRPSRPVRNPKLVGERAECAFLFQALSRGLAVSQPFGDSCAYDAIVDNGKRLFRVQVRSTRMHYGTHRGFQVSASHGRNKQENYTEADIELLAVWIVPRNTWYLIPARILDCGSLVFWPHVEKSRGRWEKYKEAWHLLTAEG; encoded by the coding sequence ATGTCCCGTCCCTCCCGCCCCGTCCGCAACCCCAAACTCGTCGGCGAGCGCGCCGAATGCGCCTTCCTCTTCCAGGCGCTCTCCCGCGGCCTCGCCGTCTCCCAGCCCTTCGGCGATAGCTGCGCCTACGACGCTATCGTGGATAACGGCAAGCGCCTCTTCCGCGTCCAGGTCCGGTCGACAAGGATGCACTACGGCACACATCGTGGCTTTCAAGTGAGCGCTTCCCATGGCCGGAACAAGCAGGAGAACTACACAGAGGCCGACATTGAGTTGCTTGCCGTGTGGATCGTGCCCCGAAACACTTGGTACCTGATTCCGGCCAGAATCCTGGATTGCGGATCCCTAGTGTTCTGGCCGCATGTTGAGAAGAGCCGAGGCCGCTGGGAAAAGTACAAGGAGGCCTGGCACTTGCTGACGGCTGAAGGCTGA
- a CDS encoding AAA family ATPase, with product MSRQPERLVLGITGPIGAGKTSVGKYLESAHGFHYLRYSQVLAEWLAADPTAKNQLQGIGWEVMAGGKQAELNARLVQKIGQEGSYAVDGLRHSLDHTTLRDGFAEHYHLLYIDSPPETRWRRLQARRGFATFADFQAADSHPVEQQIPLLRPSADFVLQNQGPLDELYSTIEGVLQQIHSGGLA from the coding sequence ATGTCCCGCCAGCCCGAGCGACTTGTCCTGGGTATTACGGGCCCCATAGGTGCAGGAAAGACCTCGGTAGGCAAGTATCTGGAGTCGGCCCACGGGTTCCACTATTTGCGGTATAGCCAGGTTCTCGCCGAGTGGCTGGCGGCGGACCCCACTGCCAAGAACCAGCTGCAGGGGATCGGTTGGGAAGTAATGGCCGGAGGCAAGCAAGCCGAGCTTAACGCCCGTCTGGTCCAGAAGATCGGGCAGGAGGGTAGCTACGCAGTCGATGGCCTCCGTCATTCCCTCGACCACACCACTCTGCGGGACGGCTTTGCAGAGCACTACCATCTGCTGTATATAGACAGTCCGCCGGAGACCCGATGGCGCCGCTTGCAGGCGAGGAGGGGTTTCGCCACCTTCGCTGACTTCCAGGCGGCGGATTCTCACCCGGTGGAGCAGCAGATTCCATTGCTCAGGCCCAGCGCAGATTTTGTGCTGCAGAACCAGGGCCCACTCGACGAACTGTACTCGACCATAGAAGGCGTCTTGCAGCAGATTCATTCAGGAGGGCTCGCGTGA
- a CDS encoding serine/threonine-protein kinase, producing MAHDRIGPFAILAELATWEGGSVYKAADLKGRTVALRTMRVDAPAAQEGAEAFRAAARAASALDSPNIASVLGGGEASGLFYVALEFVEGVKLSKSLEKGEPLTWSEVTDLSRQVCSGLDHAHSKGVIHPELRPGNIVLEWDGTAKIMDFGFPRRHSGSELTEALYYVSPEEARGEPLTARSNLFSWGAILYQMLTGWKAFPGDTAEEVRRKIIEENPPAPHEVDKDVHPNISWIVMKALAKAPADRYASGADLVRDLENYRQLQTAPQAAKPPEAKPAEPAPKPASAAALPAEPRPKPAAPAPAEPPRETVVMYAPPVPAAGAPAKAAKPEASAAPPPAKPATPPPPAAAAPKPERPPAAPKPAPQIVTAKAAAAPTAPAPQAGPNNRLIYIMGGAIGALVVVAILAAVLLRKPAAEQPAAAAAPAPAAASLAKPEPATPAPEPEPATAEPRPAAGKAKAKQPPPAPAAPVIVTGDVSIDSNPPGAEILIDGRPAGVTPHTASLDAGSHTITISKAGHTAVTRTIEVAAGQKASVAVGLTELAATVSVSSDPAGAAILLDGTATGKVTPAQLIVAKGSHTVTVRKQGYHDASETMQLSPGQSAQFAPTLKLTGSTENIKVAGRFGGIFGGKPENSGRVTVRTNPKGAQVTVNGQALGKNTPVDFYLNPGTYEIVVSREGYQPVKKLVTVEKGGKHVVEETLAK from the coding sequence ATGGCACATGACCGCATCGGGCCGTTCGCCATCCTGGCGGAGCTAGCCACTTGGGAAGGCGGCTCAGTCTACAAGGCGGCCGACCTCAAGGGCCGCACGGTCGCTTTGCGCACCATGCGCGTGGATGCGCCCGCCGCGCAGGAAGGCGCGGAAGCCTTCCGCGCCGCCGCCCGCGCCGCCAGCGCGCTGGACAGCCCCAACATCGCCAGCGTCCTGGGCGGCGGCGAAGCCAGCGGCCTGTTCTATGTCGCCCTGGAATTCGTCGAGGGCGTCAAGCTCTCGAAGTCGCTCGAAAAGGGCGAGCCGCTCACCTGGTCCGAGGTCACCGATCTCAGCCGGCAGGTCTGCTCCGGGCTCGACCACGCGCACTCCAAGGGCGTCATCCATCCCGAGCTGCGCCCCGGCAACATCGTGCTGGAGTGGGACGGCACCGCCAAGATCATGGACTTCGGCTTTCCCCGCCGCCACTCGGGCAGCGAACTCACTGAGGCGCTCTACTACGTCTCGCCAGAGGAGGCCCGCGGCGAGCCCCTCACCGCCCGCTCCAATCTTTTCAGTTGGGGCGCCATCCTCTACCAGATGCTCACCGGGTGGAAGGCCTTCCCCGGCGACACTGCCGAAGAGGTCCGTCGCAAGATCATCGAAGAAAATCCGCCCGCGCCCCACGAAGTGGACAAGGACGTCCATCCCAACATCAGTTGGATTGTGATGAAGGCGCTGGCCAAGGCGCCCGCGGACCGCTATGCCTCCGGCGCCGATCTGGTTCGCGACCTCGAAAACTACCGCCAGCTCCAGACCGCGCCCCAGGCCGCCAAGCCTCCTGAAGCCAAGCCTGCGGAACCGGCGCCGAAACCTGCGTCCGCCGCGGCACTCCCTGCCGAACCACGACCCAAGCCCGCGGCGCCCGCACCGGCCGAGCCGCCCCGCGAAACCGTCGTCATGTACGCGCCGCCGGTGCCGGCCGCAGGAGCACCGGCCAAAGCGGCGAAGCCCGAGGCCTCTGCTGCGCCCCCGCCAGCAAAGCCGGCCACACCGCCTCCGCCCGCCGCGGCTGCGCCCAAACCCGAGCGGCCACCCGCCGCGCCTAAGCCTGCTCCGCAGATTGTCACCGCCAAAGCTGCGGCTGCGCCTACAGCGCCCGCGCCCCAAGCCGGGCCGAACAACAGGCTCATTTACATCATGGGCGGCGCTATCGGCGCGCTGGTCGTGGTCGCCATTCTCGCCGCCGTGCTCCTGCGCAAACCCGCTGCGGAGCAGCCGGCCGCAGCCGCCGCACCTGCTCCTGCCGCGGCTTCGCTGGCCAAGCCGGAGCCGGCCACGCCCGCTCCCGAACCGGAACCGGCCACGGCCGAGCCGCGTCCCGCCGCCGGCAAAGCCAAGGCCAAGCAGCCGCCGCCCGCGCCCGCCGCACCGGTCATCGTGACCGGTGACGTCTCGATTGATTCCAATCCGCCCGGCGCCGAAATCCTGATTGACGGCAGGCCTGCCGGAGTCACGCCGCACACCGCCTCGCTCGATGCCGGCTCCCACACCATCACCATCAGCAAGGCCGGCCACACCGCCGTCACCCGCACCATCGAGGTAGCCGCCGGGCAGAAGGCCTCCGTGGCTGTAGGCCTCACCGAACTGGCCGCCACCGTCTCGGTCTCCAGCGACCCGGCTGGCGCCGCCATCCTGCTCGACGGCACAGCCACCGGCAAGGTCACGCCCGCGCAGCTCATCGTGGCCAAGGGCAGCCACACCGTCACCGTGCGCAAACAGGGCTACCACGACGCCTCTGAGACCATGCAGCTTTCGCCCGGACAATCGGCCCAGTTCGCGCCCACCCTCAAGCTCACCGGCAGCACCGAGAACATCAAGGTCGCCGGCCGCTTCGGCGGCATCTTCGGCGGCAAGCCGGAAAATTCCGGACGCGTCACCGTGCGCACCAATCCCAAGGGCGCCCAGGTCACCGTCAACGGCCAGGCCCTGGGCAAGAACACGCCCGTCGACTTCTACCTCAACCCCGGGACGTACGAGATCGTCGTCAGCCGCGAAGGCTACCAGCCCGTCAAGAAGCTCGTCACCGTGGAAAAGGGCGGCAAGCACGTGGTGGAAGAAACGCTGGCGAAATAG
- a CDS encoding adenylosuccinate synthetase, with the protein MSLWVVVGGQYGSEGKGKISAFITLQEEIDICIRCGGPNSGHSFVAPDGTTKVLRQLPTGYIRRETRLLIPAGALIDLQVLRSELKAFDLGANRVGIDRNAMVIEESDRENEARLKLRERLSSTLCGVGSAVARRALRGADVRLARDAAEQHPWLKGLLTDVSGEANEALDRGRKVLVEGTQGFGLSLYHSPHYPKTTSRDTTAAGFLSEVGLSPLRVTEIVVVFRTFPIRVAGNQAGKLVDELDWETVRRESGYPHPINEFTTVTQKLRRIGRFEWDSAASAIRANQPTRLAVNCLDYLDFANREVVEAGSLSQKAKNFLTHLQHSFHVPISYVGKGPRLDDVLDQSESARSTALGRMSAIAG; encoded by the coding sequence GTGAGTCTCTGGGTTGTGGTTGGCGGGCAGTACGGCTCCGAAGGCAAAGGCAAAATCTCGGCTTTCATCACCCTCCAGGAAGAGATCGACATCTGCATCCGCTGCGGTGGCCCCAACTCCGGCCATTCTTTCGTCGCTCCGGATGGAACCACAAAGGTTCTGCGTCAGTTGCCTACTGGCTACATACGCCGCGAGACACGCCTGCTCATTCCCGCCGGCGCGTTGATTGACTTGCAGGTTCTAAGGAGCGAGCTGAAGGCCTTCGACCTTGGTGCAAACCGCGTCGGTATCGACCGCAACGCCATGGTCATCGAGGAATCCGACAGGGAGAACGAAGCCCGCCTCAAGCTTCGCGAGCGTCTCAGCTCGACTCTCTGCGGGGTCGGCTCTGCCGTTGCAAGGAGAGCTTTGCGCGGCGCCGATGTTCGCCTGGCGCGCGATGCGGCTGAGCAGCACCCGTGGCTCAAGGGACTGCTGACCGACGTGTCCGGAGAGGCCAACGAGGCCCTAGATCGCGGCCGAAAGGTGCTTGTAGAAGGCACACAGGGCTTCGGGTTATCGCTCTACCACTCGCCTCACTATCCCAAGACCACGTCACGTGACACTACTGCTGCAGGATTTCTGAGCGAAGTGGGCCTAAGTCCACTGCGCGTCACGGAGATTGTTGTGGTTTTCCGGACCTTTCCCATACGCGTTGCGGGTAATCAAGCGGGTAAGCTCGTAGACGAGCTTGATTGGGAAACGGTCCGAAGAGAAAGTGGCTATCCGCATCCCATAAACGAGTTCACAACAGTGACTCAGAAACTCCGCAGAATTGGGAGGTTCGAATGGGATTCAGCTGCCTCTGCTATTCGCGCGAATCAGCCGACCAGACTCGCGGTTAATTGCCTTGACTACCTGGACTTTGCGAACCGAGAGGTTGTCGAAGCGGGGTCATTGTCGCAAAAGGCAAAGAATTTTCTCACTCATCTCCAGCACAGTTTTCATGTTCCCATTTCATACGTAGGTAAGGGTCCAAGATTGGATGATGTGTTAGACCAGTCAGAGTCTGCAAGATCTACGGCCCTAGGCCGGATGTCAGCGATTGCAGGGTAG
- a CDS encoding group I intron-associated PD-(D/E)XK endonuclease, producing MSRPSRNPKLVGERAECAFLFQALSRGLAVSQPFGDSCAYDAIVDRGPNRRRKRLVRVQVRSTNVPNSRCFRIGCRLQGDTRSFTPDDIDFLAAWVVPYDAWYIIPAHTLPTNEVKLFPHVPKSSSRTERYREAWHLLGAKRESQGKGIAHPERYKKSWLPPAATSPDGST from the coding sequence ATGTCCCGTCCCTCCCGCAACCCCAAACTCGTCGGCGAGCGCGCCGAATGCGCCTTCCTCTTCCAGGCGCTCTCCCGTGGCCTGGCCGTCTCCCAGCCCTTCGGCGATAGTTGCGCCTACGACGCCATCGTGGACCGCGGCCCAAACCGCCGCCGCAAGCGACTGGTGCGCGTCCAGGTCCGCTCCACCAACGTTCCCAACTCACGCTGTTTCCGCATCGGCTGCCGCCTCCAGGGCGATACGCGGTCGTTCACCCCTGACGACATCGACTTCCTCGCCGCCTGGGTTGTCCCCTACGACGCCTGGTACATCATCCCCGCCCACACCCTTCCCACCAACGAAGTCAAGCTCTTCCCCCACGTGCCCAAGAGTTCCAGCCGCACCGAACGCTACCGGGAAGCCTGGCATCTGTTGGGGGCGAAGCGTGAATCTCAGGGCAAGGGGATTGCCCATCCGGAACGCTACAAGAAGTCGTGGCTGCCGCCGGCAGCGACATCGCCCGACGGGTCGACCTAG